A single genomic interval of Camelina sativa cultivar DH55 chromosome 11, Cs, whole genome shotgun sequence harbors:
- the LOC104728661 gene encoding uncharacterized protein LOC104728661: protein METPPPKVIMDLVKTKLGVDISYSTALRGKIQAVTDLKDSPGESYKMLRCYLHMLEKVNHGTRLYVHCNENNKFMYLFIALGASVEGFKVMRKVITMDTTFLKNGYKGILVFASAQDPNRHHYLLAFRVLDGENDASWNWFLEMLKTVVGDSLEIVFMTDRNTSLIKAIANVYPLAHHGFCIWHLSQNVKGYAHNVNKNVVAWRFMECSRFYTVAEFNIAYASFTTRYPSAAKYLEESTQKERWARCVFPKDRYNLDTSNCV from the coding sequence ATGGAAACTCCACCTCCGAAAGTTATCATGGATCTTGTCAAGACAAAATTAGGTGTTGATATATCATATTCCACGGCGTTGAGAGGAAAAATTCAAGCTGTTACTGATTTGAAAGATAGCCCGGGAGAAAGCTACAAGATGTTGCGATGTTATCTGCACATGTTAGAGAAGGTTAATCATGGTACAAGATTATATGTGCATTgcaatgagaataataaattcatgtacTTGTTCATAGCTTTGGGAGCTAGCGTTGAAGGATTTAAAGTCATGAGGAAAGTTATAACTATGGATACAACTTTTCTAAAGAACGGATATAAGGGTATTCTTGTTTTTGCGTCGGCTCAAGATCCTAACCGTCACCATTATCTCTTGGCGTTTCGTGTTCTTGATGGTGAGAATGATGCaagttggaattggtttttggagatgttgaaaACCGTTGTTGGAGATTCTTTGGAAATAGTATTTATGACTGACAGAAATACAAGTCTCATAAAAGCCATAGCTAATGTGTATCCTCTGgctcatcatggtttttgtatatggCATTTATCCCAAAATGTGAAAGGTTATGCTCATAACGTCAACAAAAACGTTGTTGCATGGAGATTCATGGAGTGTAGTAGGTTTTACACAGTGGCTGAGTTCAACATTGCTTACGCTTCTTTTACGACAAGATATCCTTCTGCTGCCAAGTATCTTGAAGAATCTACCCAAAAAGAAAGATGGGCAAGATGCGTTTTTCCAAAAGATAGATACAACCTAGACACAAGCAACTGTGTTTAA